In Rutidosis leptorrhynchoides isolate AG116_Rl617_1_P2 chromosome 2, CSIRO_AGI_Rlap_v1, whole genome shotgun sequence, one genomic interval encodes:
- the LOC139889701 gene encoding uncharacterized protein: protein MLTGFWAAEVDSSASWGWRKILSIREIIRHFIFHVVGKGSSTSAWFDSWTDFGPLAAVILIREIHRHSFRESSTVDDLRNQSAWLWPSEWIEKYPMLSIVAFPDVTKQDQVCWKDFDGNFVQFTSKSAWETLRSHAPQVRWYHVIWFSKCIPRHAFIAWLLMNEKLKTQDKMRAWDLNGSNNGPLVCSLCKLQQDSHDHLFFECMYSNQVWHMIKRYITIPGISDEWKIIVERLIPFAQRKVARVMVTKILFSATVYYIWLERNSRLFKGEARDPKKLVDIIHGTVRLKLMSVKFKESQHVRNLKIAWQI, encoded by the coding sequence ATGTTAACTGGTTTTTGGGCAGCGGAGGTCGACTCATCAGCTAGTTGGGGATGGAGGAAAATTTTAAGTATCCGAGAGATCATTCGTCACTTCATTTTTCATGTTGTTGGAAAGGGATCTAGTACATCTGCCTGGTTCGACTCGTGGACTGATTTCGGTCCCTTAGCTGCTGTCATTTTGATCAGAGAGATTCATAGGCACTCATTTAGGGAGTCTTCTACAGTTGATGACCTTCGAAACCAGTCTGCATGGTTATGGCCATCGGAATGGATTGAGAAGTACCCGATGCTTTCAATAGTTGCATTCCCAGATGTTACAAAGCAAGATCAGGTATGTTGGAAAGATTTTGATGGTAATTTTGTACAATTTACTTCTAAAAGTGCTTGGGAAACTTTAAGATCTCATGCTCCTCAAGTGCGGTGGTATCATGTTATTTGGTTCTCAAAGTGTATCCCTCGGCACGCATTTATTGCTTGGTTGCTTATGAACGAGAAACTTAAGACTCAAGATAAGATGCGTGCTTGGGATTTGAACGGTTCAAATAATGGCCCGTTAGTGTGCTCGTTATGTAAGTTGCAACAAGACTCGCACGATCATCTATTCTTTGAGTGTATGTACTCTAATCAAGTTTGGCATATGATTAAGAGGTACATTACTATTCCCGGTATTAGTGACGAGTGGAAGATCATAGTTGAAAGACTGATTCCGTTTGCTCAAAGGAAGGTAGCCCGAGTTATGGTGACAAAAATTCTCTTTAGTGCTACGGTATATTACATTTGGTTGGAGCGGAACTCAAGGTTGTTTAAAGGTGAAGCTCGTGATCCAAAGAAGCTTGTTGACATCATCCATGGTACGGTTCGTTTGAAGCTGATGTCGGTGAAGTTCAAGGAGTCGCAACACGTGAGGAACTTGAAGATAGCATGGCAAATTTAA